Proteins encoded in a region of the Panicum hallii strain FIL2 chromosome 3, PHallii_v3.1, whole genome shotgun sequence genome:
- the LOC112885580 gene encoding acid phosphatase 1-like isoform X1 gives MASAKLLAAFLAALAALLAAGGGAGARELRLEMPSAAEMIVDDGMPLIHMLRPLLGSGGRLGLRARVPCDSWRFAVETNSLRDWRTIPARCERYVGNYMMGGHYRSDSRAVIDEAIAYAEGLQLAGKGKEVWVFDIDETTLSNLPYYAKHGFGVEPYNRTLFTAYVMDASAPALPETKRLYDRLLALGIKPVILTGRREDKREATAKNLAAAGYAGYEKLLLKPQDVRVHAVEFKSGERKKLEDAGYVIVGNIGDQWSDLLGAPEGARTFKLPDPMYYIG, from the exons ATGGCATCGGCCAAGCTCCTCGCCGCCTTCCTCGCCGCCCTCGCGGCcctgctggcggccggcggcggcgccggcgcgaggGAGTTGAGGCTCGAGATGCCGTCCGCCGCCGAGATGATCGTCGACGACGGCATGCCGCTGATCCACATGCTCCGCCCGCTGCTGGGCTCCGGCGGCCGCCTGGGCCTGCGCGCCCGCGTGCCGTGCGACAGCTGGCGGTTCGCCGTGGAGACCAACTCCCTGCGCGACTGGCGCACCATCCCGGCCCGCTGCGAGAGGTACGTCGGCAACTACATGATGGGCGGCCACTACCGGAGCGACTCCCGCGCCGTCATCGACGAGGCCATCGCCTACGCCGAGGGCCTGCAGCTCGCCGGCAAAGGGAAGGAGGTGTGGGTGTTCGACATCGACGAGACCACGCTCTCCAACCTCCCCTACTACGCCAAGCACGGCTTCGG GGTCGAGCCGTACAACCGGACGCTGTTCACCGCGTACGTGATGGATGCGAGCGCGCCGGCGCTGCCGGAGACGAAGCGTCTGTACGACAGGCTGCTGGCGCTGGGCATCAAGCCGGTAATCCTGACGGGGCGGCGCGAGGACAAGCGGGAGGCCACGGCCAagaacctcgccgccgcgggGTACGCTGGGTACGAGAAGCTGCTACTCAAGCCGCAGGACGTGAGGGTGCACGCGGTGGAGTTCAAGTCCGGCGAGCGCAAGAAGCTGGAGGACGCCGGGTACGTCATCGTCGGCAACATCGGCGACCAGTGGAGCGACCTGCTCGGCGCGCCGGAGGGCGCGCGCACCTTCAAGCTGCCGGACCCCATGTACTACATCGGCTAG
- the LOC112885580 gene encoding acid phosphatase 1-like isoform X3, translating to MASAKLLAAFLAALAALLAAGGGAGARELRLEMPSAAEMIVDDGMPLIHMLRPLLGSGGRLGLRARVPCDSWRFAVETNSLRDWRTIPARCERYVGNYMMGGHYRSDSRAVIDEAIAYAEGLQLAGKGKEVWVFDIDETTLSNLPYYAKHGFGVEPYNRTLFTAYVMDASAPALPETKRLYDRLLALGIKPVILTGRREDKREATAKNLAAAGYAGYEKLLLKPQDVRVHAVEFKSGERKKLEDAGYVIVGNIGDQWSDLLGAPEGARTFKLPDPMYYIG from the exons ATGGCATCGGCCAAGCTCCTCGCCGCCTTCCTCGCCGCCCTCGCGGCcctgctggcggccggcggcggcgccggcgcgaggGAGTTGAGGCTCGAG ATGCCGTCCGCCGCCGAGATGATCGTCGACGACGGCATGCCGCTGATCCACATGCTCCGCCCGCTGCTGGGCTCCGGCGGCCGCCTGGGCCTGCGCGCCCGCGTGCCGTGCGACAGCTGGCGGTTCGCCGTGGAGACCAACTCCCTGCGCGACTGGCGCACCATCCCGGCCCGCTGCGAGAGGTACGTCGGCAACTACATGATGGGCGGCCACTACCGGAGCGACTCCCGCGCCGTCATCGACGAGGCCATCGCCTACGCCGAGGGCCTGCAGCTCGCCGGCAAAGGGAAGGAGGTGTGGGTGTTCGACATCGACGAGACCACGCTCTCCAACCTCCCCTACTACGCCAAGCACGGCTTCGG GGTCGAGCCGTACAACCGGACGCTGTTCACCGCGTACGTGATGGATGCGAGCGCGCCGGCGCTGCCGGAGACGAAGCGTCTGTACGACAGGCTGCTGGCGCTGGGCATCAAGCCGGTAATCCTGACGGGGCGGCGCGAGGACAAGCGGGAGGCCACGGCCAagaacctcgccgccgcgggGTACGCTGGGTACGAGAAGCTGCTACTCAAGCCGCAGGACGTGAGGGTGCACGCGGTGGAGTTCAAGTCCGGCGAGCGCAAGAAGCTGGAGGACGCCGGGTACGTCATCGTCGGCAACATCGGCGACCAGTGGAGCGACCTGCTCGGCGCGCCGGAGGGCGCGCGCACCTTCAAGCTGCCGGACCCCATGTACTACATCGGCTAG
- the LOC112885580 gene encoding acid phosphatase 1-like isoform X2 has translation MASAKLLAAFLAALAALLAAGGGAGARELRLEMPSAAEMIVDDGMPLIHMLRPLLGSGGRLGLRARVPCDSWRFAVETNSLRDWRTIPARCERYVGNYMMGGHYRSDSRAVIDEAIAYAEGLQLAGKGKEVWVFDIDETTLSNLPYYAKHGFGVEPYNRTLFTAYVMDASAPALPETKRLYDRLLALGIKPVILTGRREDKREATAKNLAAAGYAGYEKLLLKPQDVRVHAVEFKSGERKKLEDAGYVIVGNIGDQWSDLLGAPEGARTFKLPDPMYYIG, from the exons ATGGCATCGGCCAAGCTCCTCGCCGCCTTCCTCGCCGCCCTCGCGGCcctgctggcggccggcggcggcgccggcgcgaggGAGTTGAG GCTCGAGATGCCGTCCGCCGCCGAGATGATCGTCGACGACGGCATGCCGCTGATCCACATGCTCCGCCCGCTGCTGGGCTCCGGCGGCCGCCTGGGCCTGCGCGCCCGCGTGCCGTGCGACAGCTGGCGGTTCGCCGTGGAGACCAACTCCCTGCGCGACTGGCGCACCATCCCGGCCCGCTGCGAGAGGTACGTCGGCAACTACATGATGGGCGGCCACTACCGGAGCGACTCCCGCGCCGTCATCGACGAGGCCATCGCCTACGCCGAGGGCCTGCAGCTCGCCGGCAAAGGGAAGGAGGTGTGGGTGTTCGACATCGACGAGACCACGCTCTCCAACCTCCCCTACTACGCCAAGCACGGCTTCGG GGTCGAGCCGTACAACCGGACGCTGTTCACCGCGTACGTGATGGATGCGAGCGCGCCGGCGCTGCCGGAGACGAAGCGTCTGTACGACAGGCTGCTGGCGCTGGGCATCAAGCCGGTAATCCTGACGGGGCGGCGCGAGGACAAGCGGGAGGCCACGGCCAagaacctcgccgccgcgggGTACGCTGGGTACGAGAAGCTGCTACTCAAGCCGCAGGACGTGAGGGTGCACGCGGTGGAGTTCAAGTCCGGCGAGCGCAAGAAGCTGGAGGACGCCGGGTACGTCATCGTCGGCAACATCGGCGACCAGTGGAGCGACCTGCTCGGCGCGCCGGAGGGCGCGCGCACCTTCAAGCTGCCGGACCCCATGTACTACATCGGCTAG